The DNA sequence ATATCTGGATTTGAGCGATAATATCTTGAATGGAAGTTTACCTGAGATTATCAAAGGACTTGAAACCTGCAGTTCTAAAAGTACTTTGCCTAATTTGACGGAATTATACTTGTGCTGCAATCAATTGATGGGAAAATTGCCGAACTGGTTGGGTGAGCTTAAAAATCTCAGGGCACTCTATTTATCCGATAACAAATTTGAAGGTCCCATCCCTGCTTCTTTAGGGACATTGCAACACCTGGAGTATATGTATCTTTCACCGAATGAGTTGAATGGAAGTCTCCCAGATAGTGTTGGACAACTTTCTCAACTGCAAGCCTTGGATGTTTCTTCCAATCATATGAGTGGAAGTCTCTCTGAACAACATTTTTTGAAGCTGAGTAAGTTGGAGATACTATGGATGGGCTCCAATTCTTTCCATTTAAATGTTAGTCCCAATTGGGTTCCCCCTTTCCAGGTGACTCACCTTGATATGGGTTCATGCCACTTGGGTCCTTCATTTCCGGCTTGGCTTCAGTCTCAAAAGAACCTCCAGAATCTTGATTTGTCAAATTGCAGCATTTCAAGTCCCATTCCAAACTGGTTTtggaatatttcttttaatatgtgGCGGTTAAATCTTTCTCACAATCAGTTACAAGGTCAGCTaccaaattcattaaattttgatGGTGAATCAGAGATTGATTTCAGTTCCAACCTCTTTGAAGGACCTATTCCCTTTTCAATCAAAGGGGTTGGTTTTCTAAATCTCTcctataataaattttatggctCTTTTCCACCGAGTAGAGGTGAATCCATGTTAGGCTTGAATTCTCTTCTGCTTTCGAACAATCAAATAACAGGACTCATCCCTCTAGACATAGGAAAATCCATGTCAAGCTTGTCTTATCTTTCTCTTTCAAGTAATCAAATAACAGGGGCCATCCCATCAAACATAGGCGAATCCCTACCCAACTTggttttcctttctctctcggGTAATCGAATAACAGGGACCATCCCAGATTCCATAGGACACATCACCTCTCTTGACGTCATTGATTTTTCAAGGAATAATTTGACTGGAAGCATTCCTTCTACCATAAATAATTGCTCTAGGCTTTTTGTTTTAGACCTTGGAAACAACAATCTGTCTGGGATAATACCAAAGTCGTTGGGCCAGTTACAATCGCTCCAATCACTGCACTTGAACCACAACGAGCTTTCAGGAGAGCTCCTCTCATCTTGGCAAAATTTAACAGGTTTGGATGTCCTTGATCTCAGTTACAACAGATTATCGGGTCAGGTTCCTGCATGGATTGGAGTTGCTTTCGTAAATCTGGTAATACTCAACTTGAGGTCGAATGTGTTTTGTGGAAGACTTCCTTCtcgactttcaaatttaagctCCCTGCATGTCTTAGACATTGCACAAAACAATCTGATGGGTGAAATTCCAATCACTTTGGTTGAGCTTAAAGCCATGGCTCAAgagaaattgaatatatatcagTTAAATGTGAATGTCGGCTCCTCGTATGAAGAACGATTGGTTGTGATTAGCAAAGGCCAAAGTCTTGAATATACCAAGACTCTTTCTCTTGTTGTAGGCATTGACCTATCCGACAATAATTTAAGTGGAGAGTTTCCCcaagaaataacaaaattgtTTGGTTTGGTGGTTTTGAACTTGTCGAGGAATCACATTACTGGCCAAATTCCTGAAAGCATTTCAATGTTGCGACAATTGTTATCTCTTGATTTGTCAAGCAATAAGCTTTCCGGCACCATTCCTTCAAGCATGGCCTCATTATCATTCTTGAGTTATTTGAATCtatcaaataacaatttctTTGGTAAGATCCCCTTTGCAGGGCAAATGACAACCTTCACCGAGCTGGCCTTTGTGGGAAACCTTGATTTATGTGGAGCTCCATTGGCCACAAAATGCCAGGATGAAGATCCAAATAAAAGGCAAAGTGTTGTTAGTGACAAAAATGATGGTGGCTATGTTGATCAATGGTTTTACTTGAGTGTTGGCTTGGGATTTGCCATGGGCATCCTagttccattttttgttttggcaACAAGGAAATCTTGGTGTGAggcctattttgattttgtggatGAAATTGTCAGATGGTTGTTGAGGGGAAGAGCAACCTATGCCAAAAATCATCCTAGAAGGCGATAAATTTTGTTTGTAGATCTTTCTATGCTTTATGTATCATTGTAAGCTTTGGAAGTGAATTTCATCACAGTTTGCAATAGAAGAAAAGACttagcttttaatttattttaagttcacATTTTAAAGGCTATAGCCTGTTTAACTgctacttttaaaaaaaaaaaaatctttaacttCAGATTCTATCATTTGTCATAAATAATCTGCAGTGTTTTGGCATTGTGGGAAGGCTTAGAAAAGAACTTGACACCTCTTATTCATTCTACATTCAGAAGTCTTGCTTATCATATTTCCCAGCTCCTTATCAATCATTAAACTCCTTGTACAACCAAATATTGTGAAATTCTGTATGAACATAACCAAAGAGATTTCTGAATTTTCACTGAAAGCAAATACATCTATTATACCCTATTCAAGTTCTAAAGCAATATAGATCGTAGATGATTTCCAGAAACCCCTGTGCCACCAACACaacacaaatatataaataaaaacaaattaattaaccaaGAAGAATAGGTAAAATTCACACAATGGCCTTTATTTAATTACTGAAACATGAATATATAAACAATTCAGCCTGGTCATGCCCACCACTTTGAATTCTGCACAGTAGCAATATTAGGTATGATGTACTTATTCTATACTGGGACTCCCCTGATGTAACAGAATTTCCATATTTGATGTAACAGAATCTCTCTTAACTCAGAGACAGCAACACTGTCTCTTAACTCAGAGACAGAATTTCTATAGCCTGTTTAACTACTACTAAGAAAAACACACCGTCTTTTCTCTTTGCTAGTAGAATTTATAATAGcccctaaaattaaaaataattggttctaatttaaaatttttgaattctcttaaatatgtaattttcatttatgtttcCACTagcttataatatttaaatagaatatgaacgtaatattataatattataatattttttcttttttccatttttaaaatttttttcccaaGTTCAAAAACTTgattaattattaagaaaaatggctaaaatttataattcttgaaagaaaaatatacttttttttttttcaaacaaattaaataaatgatagaTTCTTGAAGGGTGAAAAGCAAGAAGAAATAATGTGTTTTTATGGTTTATACAAGATACCATTTCCTTGCTCATGGCCATTACCATCAGGAAATGACAGCGGTGCTGTGACACTAAGTGATGAAGCATGGTACTATCCACCACCATTCATTGAACTTGTCGACAaattttttaactataaattataatattttacataaatttttatttactttaaaacaAATACTacattataagaaataaatacaaaataaatggataataattGTTTCTATAAATAACGTAATGAtaacttttcatatataataaaaatataaattatgtatttttttttgttaagaaaatggtaatcttttaataaaaataataaaaatagatattaatattttaataaataaataaaattgtatttattttttaagttttaaaatttagagatttattaaaatattaataaaataaaatttataaatttattgaaatatattcatcattatcatatttgatatgcAAAATAAGGAGTGAAAATGGACATCTCATTCATTATCATGTTTGAAATGagaatggaataaaaaattattccaacaaataaataaatttatgtaaattatttttaaacacttttcaaataataaaaaacaaaaaactgatttatataagttgtttttataattaattttttattttgattttgtaaatttaatttgtataatataaatttaatttaatttgtttcttattacaaataaaaaaaataactttatttttataactgaattaaaaataaatagtttttaataaaatataaaaataaattaaaaataataattttattattataaataaagtaaaataattcaACTCTTTTCCTGGGCTGGGCCAATTTggccctttttatttatttttatagttttgtaTTACCCACCAGCTAGCCTTTTGGGCTCTTTATGGGTCATCTCTGGGCCTAATTTCTGGGTCAATTTTGGGCCGCccttttttaacatatataatttttatgaagccTTTTTTGCCTCCCTAAGGGGACCATTTTCTGGCAACTTTGGGgcctttgaaattttattttattttattttatttttctaatattttagctatgaattataatattttacaactTCACACAAATATTTatgtactttaaaaaaatattaaattataagaaataaatagaaaataaatatttcaataaaccacatacataacaaaaaaatataaattatgtatattttttttaaagatgataatattttagtaaaatttataaaacataaatattaatattttaataaattgatttattctCGTGGCACATGTCATAAGCCAACCCTCCCATCTTCCTCCCTTCACTCACACCCAACCGAAGCCCACCCACATGATACCCAACCCAATAAGAAAAAATGgattattatgatttaattttaaatggttAATCATTGTCAATTATTAAATCTAAgtaaattaagttattagatatttgtataagaaaaaaaaattatctatttttaaaaaactatttttaaaattaattaggacttaaaattttgtttaataatttaatactatttttaatttactaaatattcttttagtttaccatgtgtaatttaaaaaaaaaaaaacaattaaaataattttatataaataagagtTTCTTgtgtattaaaatttttttgggatTCTGTGAGagcacaaaattaaaattaatttttaatacatttttttatacaaaattatactctattttttgttaaatacatttattttttatcttttatcaaagtttcttgaattattaatttttagataaacatttaaattcttttttgttaaaaatgaatactaatatttgaaaaattatagttataaattttaaaaattcacttAAATACTTatctagttaaaaaaatattaaattataaaaaatataaaataaatggataataattatttcaacaaaataatataatgaattaatgcataattaaaacatataaattagtatttttgGGTTAAAAGATTATAAAATGCATACCTTATGTTTTCCATTGTTTTCTAATTCCATGCATACCTTATTGTTTTGGGtgttgaggagagttatttgacACGTATCAGAGGGGATATGCTCTCCTTTTGGGGGTGTCTTAAGCAAGGGCAAGAAAAATACAGGGAGCAAGAGAAAGAGGGAGCAGAGAGTTGTGAGGGAGGGTAGAGGTGCAGAGAGGCTTGGACGATaagagaaggaagagaaaaccAGCAGAAAAACGGGGACTGTGAGAAAGTACatagagaaaatgagaaaagggGCAGAGTAGAGTGGAGCTGGGGGAAGACTACAAAGAAATTTTTACTAGAGGATGATATTCAAGGTTGAGGGATGAGCTGGTTTTAGCGAGATTTTTGAGAGGAGTCTTGGGGAAGGAATGAAAGTTGTGAGAGAACCAATAGAGAAAGAGTTTTACAGAGAAGAGCCAGGGAGGGAGAAGAAAGGAACCGACTGGTCTTGCTTGAGTTGGAGGAAGAGAAAGCTTGCTGAAAGGGGCCAACATTGCTTATGAAGAACATCCTCAGGTATGACTGCCATGgatcctttgtttttcttcattgttatatagtctctttcttttttctcgaTATTTTATGTGGATTGCTTGACTAGGTGTTTAGTTTTATGATTCCTGTTTGGTTTATAGGTTTATTGTTGCtatctccttcattttctttgcaGTGATTTGAGAGCAACACAACTCTGTTTTAGCTTCACTGTACATCACGTGGAAGTCttgcttttgttttcatttccatGGGATGCATTCTGGTTCACTCACCTACATCTAAGCCTATGGATCAAAACATGAAACGTGACTTTCACTAGTTCATTCTGGTTTCATCCTTCGTACTTTGTTTTCTTGGTTGTCTTCTTCTATTCCTATGTGTGTTTTCGGGTGCATATCAGTATGTACATCACCAGTTGACTATGCTAGAGAAGGGCTTTTGAATGCAGTTGAAGCTCGAGACCCAAATTTGGAAGAAGAGAGCACGCTCGGTGACTCTAATGTGATTGTTGTTACATGGGAAAAGTGATTTGGCACCAGTTGAACATGGGTTACCAGAGAATGGTAAATATATGGCTTGGGTTCCTTAGGCTTTGGGCTCACTATTTCAGACTGCACCATAAGGAGGAAGTGAGCATAAGTTGATTATTACCCCTTTAGGTGTTGGAAATGAAGTGGGTCAGTCCTGTGTCTTTGTGTCCTATAAGAGGAAATTCGTAATGATGTTGATGATCATGATAATGAGTTAGGTCATACTATATAGAATCATGCATTAAATTAGTCTGAGAATCATAAATTGGCGCTATTGGAGAACAATGCTCTTAATGATGACATATAGCTAGTTGTGAGCCAGAGTGGGGAAATCAGTATTGTAGATGCCCTGGGATTTCCTAATGTATAGACATGCAGATGAAGCCAATAAAGCCGGTAAAGCCAAATGGTATTGTTTTCGTAGGATTGTTAACAACTTGTACACATGCATGGTTGGTTGAGAAGGAGGCTCAATCACCGGATGGATCTATTGAAATCAAAACAGGATGGTCAGTGAGAAAGAGCTCTCTAGTGGCAATCCCATATTTGGGTTCAATACTGGAATAAAAAAAGTATGAAGATCTATTGACTGCTGGAATTGTTACTGCTTTTCACCAAAAAGGATCCATTTCAACTTTTGAATATATTGAAAGTGGAATTGCGAAATTCTTGGTGAATTACTTATCCAGTGGTCTGTACATAAGATAAAAAGTCAGTTCATTGTGCATGTGAGCCCAAGCCAGTTCCCTAACTCTAGTAACCTGAACCATCAGTTTGTCCCCCATCACCATATTCAACAATCATTCCTCACACCCCCTACCTTCAATTTCAAACCTGTCATACTCCCTCCATGATCCTCACTTTCCTTTCTCTCCATAGCATGTTCTTCAGACGATAAGCATAATTCAACCAGAAGTAGCTCGTGGTTGGGCCATGGCTGGCTAACCTCTCTCATCCGGCCTCTCATCATTACCCAAGACGATCCCAGCATACCCATAGCCACCGTTTAGCTTGAAGACGTGTCTGAACTCCTGAGTAGTTGCCATCGGGACTGTGATGGAATAGTGCAACCATATTTAGGGTATTCAATTTGTTGTTGTcgattttggaaaattttcggCGTTATTGCTGATTTCCTAGAGAATATTGCGGACGAACATATAATACCCCGATAATGCTCTATACAATCTGGGGCCCTGAATCCTACATGAATCGCAGAAGTTGTAGGCAGTTTTGGTCCTTAATGCAACCTCATGATGACATAACAAATGCAAGGCCAAAAAGTTGGGCATTATATTATGGTTGAAGTTGTGTGTTAGAATTCTGGCCAAATAGCTCCATTAGATGGGGTTATACAAATTAAAGGAAGAATACAGTTTATGTGTCTTATTAGATAAGAGAAATCTTGTGTTATGGAATGCATTTAAGAAGAAGGTGATTATGGATGATCCCATAGCTTGCATGGCCATCTTCTTAGGCTCAATAAGAGGAACGGAGACTAAATTACCCTGTGTTTGTCCAAGTTGCAATTCTCCATGTTGTGGTGTGTTTTTCCATGTTTGGGTCTCTGAGGAATTTAATATATCTAAACTTATTGAGTGTTGGGTTCAGTGGAGtaattccttcaaatttagGGAATCTTTCTAACTTGAAATATATCGATCTTTCTTTTGAGTATCCTATCTatatgaattttggatattctaatgatttattttgttgaaaatattgaatGGATGATTGGTCTTGTTTCCTTGAAGTATCTTGGTGCATAATATGTTAACCTTTCATTGGTAGGAAGTTAATGGGTTGAGGTGTTAAACAAGCTTCCAATTTTAATTGAGTTGGATCGAGATAGTTGTAGCCTCTTTGGCTCAATTCCATCTCCAAGCTTTGTTAATTTTACTTCACTTGCTATTATAGCCATCAACGTCAACAAAttcaattccaagtttcctaaatggcttttaaatgtCAACAACCTTGTATCCATTGATATAAGTTACAATCAATTACATGGGAGAATTCCACTTGGTCTTGGTGAGCTACCCAATTTGCAATACTTAGATCTATCTTGGAATTTGAATCTCAGGGGCAGTATCTTTTAATTGTTGAGGAAGAGTTGGAAAAAGATAGAAGTTCTAAATTTGGCTCAAAATGAATTACATGGTAAGCTTCTTTGGGttattagaaaaattgatatttctttatTGATATGTTAATGTATAGTTAAATATAGTTCATAATTGTGTATATAAGTGTTGAATATGTATCAATATACTAATATCGAATAATCACTATATTTGGGTTACCCGTTGGAAACAAAAttcttcttattaaaaaaatattatttttaattgtaaatttcttaaaaggaagtttagtttcttttttatcaagagcatttaaattattttgttgtgtGAACGTAACATAAAGAATATGCTTGATTTGATAAGTTTGAAATAGACGTGGGAATAAAGttggtttttttctcttaatttccacataaaagaaaaatagaacaaatgaaACTTTGTCTTGTTATGTGTATTAGAATTTGTAGGCAGTTTTGGTCCTTGATGCAACCTCATGATGACATGACAAATACAGGGCCAAAAAGTTGGGCATTATATTATGGTTGAAGTTGTGTATCAGAATTCTGGCCACATAGCTCCATTAGATGGGGTTATCAAATTAAAAGAAGAATACAGTTTCTGTGTCTTATTGGATGAGAGAAATCTTGTGCTATGGAATGCATCTAAGAAGAAGGTGATTATGGATGATCCCATAGCTTGCATGGCCATCTTCTTAGGCTCAATAAGAGGAACAGAGACTAAATTACCATGCGTTTGTCCAAGTTGCAATTCTCCATGTTGTGGTGTGTTTCTCCATGTTTGGGTTTCTAAGGAATTTAATATATCTAAACTTATCGAGTGTTGGGTTCAGTGGAgcaattccttcaaatttagGGAATCTTTCTAACTTGCAATATCTCGCTCTTTCTTTTGAGTTTCCTATCTatatgaattttggatattctaataatttatttgttgaaaatattgaatGGATGATTGGTCTTGTTTCCTTGAAGTATTTTGGTGCATAATATGTTAACATTTCATTGGTAGGAAGTTAATGGGTTGAGGTGCTAAACAAGCTTCCAATTTTAATTGAGTTGCATCTAGACAGTTGTAGCCTCTTTGGCTCAATTCCAAGTtttctaaatggtttttaaatgGCAGCAACCGTGTATCCATTGATATAAGTTATAATCAACTACATGGGAGAATTCCACTTGGTCTTGGTGAGCTACCCAATTTGCAATACTTAGATCTATCTTGTAATTTGAATCTCAGGGGCAGTATCTTTTAACTATTGAGGAAGAGTTGGAAAAAGATAGAAGTTCTAAATTTGGCTCAAAATGAATTACATGGTAAGCTTCTTTGGGttattagaaaaattgatatttctttgtTGATATGTTAGTGTATAGTTAAATATAGTTCATGATTGTGTATGTAAGTGTTGAATATGTATCAATATATTAATATCGAATAATCACTATATTTGGTTCACTCGTTGGAAACAAAAttcttcttattaaaaaaatattatttttaataataaatttcttagaaggaaatttagtttcttttttattaggagcatttaaattattttgttgtgtGAACGTAATGTAAAGAATATGCTTGATttgataagtttgaaataaatgtGGGAATAAAGTTGGTTTTTCTCACTTAATTTccacataaaacaaaaatataacaaataaaacttTGTCTTGTTACGTGGGAAAGAAAATtatgggaaaaagaaagaaaattgctAGTGGAATGATTTGTCACAAAAAATTGACTTCTAgagtttgtttcttttttctttttctttttttttctttttaaaagaagaatattatatttgtacCATTTAAACTTGATTGTTAAAATCAACATCATAAAATCCAATCATGAAtgctaatattaaaaataataaaaagtgtaATTAAAGACAATGTAAATAttagcttaatttttttaaatgacattaaaaataataaaaaaaatgtaattaagacaatttaaatattaatttttaaaataattttttagtaatcTATTTGGATTTAATTTGTGGAACCAATTTCGAGACCATTTTTAAGTGGTAGTTATCTTTTGTTTAGATTAATATAAGAGTCGTAGTGATTTTCGGAAACGCTCCCatcttttctaatacttgaaagtttttatctttcgagtattagaaaagttaaaaatgctTTCTGAAATCATTGTCAAAATGTATTTTAAGGCGTTATCTATTTTTTCTAGTTCTTGCAATAGATTAAGTATTGAATTATATAAGATGGAGACATCTTATGGATTATTTGAGGGCCTGTTTGGAACAATggcaatgaaaatgaaaaaagaaaatttcatttcatttctcattctcattcttattttttgtaaaacttGGTTCATCCATaatttccattgatttttttaaatgttttttagaattgcaATATTTTAATGCatgaaactttttaaaaacttgaGAATAGCTTTCTAAAGTCTAAAATCTTTtcacttaaaatatttagagGAAATTTCTTTATGATATGAAAAGAGGCTTCAAGCTCGAATCTTCCCATAATTTTAAATGAAGTTTtctaaatatatacaaaatggtagaaaataaataatggtaGAAAGTCAAACGCGACTCATAATAATTATGGAGACTTcccatcaaaataaatttatacaatccatattttcaaaatttatacataatatTCATGAATCTCAAACATCAATAAAACAACTCGTAATCATAATTAGCAAATTTAAATCATAaagttaataattattttatctacattataaaattcatttcaagAAAGTTTTTTGGGGCCTGTTATAATACTGAATCAATACATATTGAAAAGTGGTACTAACAAAAAATGTCACATATATTTTAGGTATTATACTTTGTATatcaatctcatttatttatacccTTATCTAATGATCTAAGTTTTaccatttattttgaatgacCTGTCGATTTTTCGTGTTTATAATAGTGATGATAGAGGAGGAATGGGAAAAAACAAGTATGGGATGGGCTCATGTATAATACATGTTCTCTAGACTCAAATGTCTTGGCTCATTATCAACCTACTTGGGATGGGCTGGTTCTTGGTCCAGTCCAATAGTTTAGTTAGGCCCAATGAGAACTTTCAAGCAGCTTTCCCAAGTTCAAGAAGGAAATTTTCTAAGTTGCAGTAAGTGGTTTGAAAAGAGtgtaatttttacatttaaaaatagataaagttTGTTGCCAACGTGTCATTGGATTTTATGTtgataaaactatattttaaaaataattttaacaaataaattttcataatttttaaaattttaattaaataaaaatgctttcacagtataacatttgaaaaaaaaaaaaatctatatgtttcttcaaaattcaagtGGGAAATATTTGACTCATGGTTAAGAGTTGTattagaacaattttaaaaattatatttaatttttaaacccTATTTTTAGCATTTTGCATGGATTGAAAATAGAGTTATATAGTCTATTTGATGATTATGagtgaaaagagaaaatagttttttaaaataaaatttaaaaaacaaattataatttgTCATTGAAACAtatttctaaaatcaaatttaggtgttttaggtttgtttaggaattttttgaaaatgatttatttttttttaaaataaaagtttgtttgaaattttggaatatttttaatattttttttatgattttaaatattttttaaaataacttttatctttaaaattttatttttaattattctttatatttgtataattatttttttaaggaaggAGTTTTTACGGAAAGGTCCTTGgaatttacttgaaatattttagtaCACCTTCTTTACCCAGTGCTTTAAAATGGGAGGCTTGGACTTTGGGTGACAATGGGATGGGTGACCCTGACCATCAACACGGGGCCGGGGCTTGGGCCTGGGTTTGGGTGCggattaatttttgtttatattattttattttttactaagaaaagtgtataaattaaaatttcataaattatgaaaatatcgattattagattttatgaaaatattaaaaatttaaataaaaaatatcaatgaaattaaaattgattaaaactcataaaaaatataaaaacacattctaatattttcatttttttctatttattttatttttatatttgatatccATAtaatgatggatttttgagtagaaactaatattttctatttctaatttttgaagtttatttattctcatattttattaataaaaatgatgaattttaattcttttaaaaaattatttggaa is a window from the Vitis riparia cultivar Riparia Gloire de Montpellier isolate 1030 chromosome 9, EGFV_Vit.rip_1.0, whole genome shotgun sequence genome containing:
- the LOC117921919 gene encoding receptor-like protein EIX2, encoding MEKISILGFILAILYFITTELACNGHTRIDNNVQSEQKALIDFKSGLKDPNNRLSSWKGSNYCSWQGISCENGTGFVISIDLHNPYPRENVYENWSSMNLSGEISPSLIKLKSLKYLDLSFNSFKAMPVPQFFGSLKNLIYLNLSSAGFSGSIPSNLRNLSGLQYLDLSSEYLYDIHSEYINNLFVENIEWITGLVSLKYLSMNYANLSLVGSRWVEVANKLPSLTELHLGGCSLSSSFPSPSFVNLTSLVVIAINSNYFNSKFPEWLLNVSNLVSIDISDNQLHGRIPLGLGELPNLQYLDLSQNVNLRGSISQLLRKNWKKIEFLNLHGNGLHGSIPSSIGNFCNLKYLDLSDNILNGSLPEIIKGLETCSSKSTLPNLTELYLCCNQLMGKLPNWLGELKNLRALYLSDNKFEGPIPASLGTLQHLEYMYLSPNELNGSLPDSVGQLSQLQALDVSSNHMSGSLSEQHFLKLSKLEILWMGSNSFHLNVSPNWVPPFQVTHLDMGSCHLGPSFPAWLQSQKNLQNLDLSNCSISSPIPNWFWNISFNMWRLNLSHNQLQGQLPNSLNFDGESEIDFSSNLFEGPIPFSIKGVGFLNLSYNKFYGAIPSNIGESLPNLVFLSLSGNRITGTIPDSIGHITSLDVIDFSRNNLTGSIPSTINNCSRLFVLDLGNNNLSGIIPKSLGQLQSLQSLHLNHNELSGELLSSWQNLTGLDVLDLSYNRLSGQVPAWIGVAFVNLVILNLRSNVFCGRLPSRLSNLSSLHVLDIAQNNLMGEIPITLVELKAMAQEKLNIYQLNVNVGSSYEERLVVISKGQSLEYTKTLSLVVGIDLSDNNLSGEFPQEITKLFGLVVLNLSRNHITGQIPESISMLRQLLSLDLSSNKLSGTIPSSMASLSFLSYLNLSNNNFFGKIPFAGQMTTFTELAFVGNLDLCGAPLATKCQDEDPNKRQSVVSDKNDGGYVDQWFYLSVGLGFAMGILVPFFVLATRKSWCEAYFDFVDEIVRWLLRGRATYAKNHPRRR